The following coding sequences lie in one Candidatus Nitrospira allomarina genomic window:
- a CDS encoding response regulator: MMTNKVILLVEDHPDDEELTMRALKKNNIKNEVVVARDGVEALEYLFGTGAHAGRDLSQMPQIILLDLKLPKIDGLEVLRRLRADERTKYLPVVVLTSSKEEQDIVKSYQLGANSYVRKPVDFQEFSQAVQNLGLYWLILNESAPERV; the protein is encoded by the coding sequence ATGATGACCAACAAAGTCATTCTGTTAGTGGAAGATCATCCTGATGATGAAGAGTTGACGATGCGGGCCCTCAAGAAAAACAACATAAAAAATGAAGTTGTGGTGGCCCGGGATGGCGTGGAAGCGTTGGAATATTTATTTGGAACCGGAGCGCATGCCGGTCGTGATTTAAGCCAGATGCCTCAAATTATCTTGTTGGACCTCAAGCTCCCCAAAATTGATGGGCTGGAAGTGCTTCGACGGTTACGAGCTGATGAACGGACGAAGTATCTCCCGGTGGTTGTGCTCACGTCGTCCAAGGAAGAACAGGACATTGTGAAAAGCTATCAACTTGGAGCCAATAGTTATGTTCGCAAGCCAGTGGACTTTCAAGAGTTTTCTCAAGCGGTTCAAAACCTTGGGCTTTATTGGCTCATTTTAAATGAATCGGCACCGGAAAGGGTGTGA
- a CDS encoding ATP-binding protein, whose amino-acid sequence MSVSELTLRKKLPLSGSGLWRTCLNRILGAMELLHRHTILVLTVLFGLCLIVIYLHISQLKTQMVTAMAFRGSEIYTRALKEMRIWYTVEIVRRLHAQGIEASTEYRDHQGEIPLPVTLSRDLGKRLVAGRRGERLALLSPYPFYPEKKSGGLIDGFQEEAWEFFTQHPDTDEPFYRFEQVEGRESLRFVKADWMQKECVECHNSHPDSPKRDWQIGQVGGLLEVVYPVDSLETIMGMSWQGTYGLMGMLVVIWMGGFGLVVLKLGRVASELEEQVRDRTGALQSANKHLELEIHDRLLAEDTLRKAKDNLEKRVQERTGKLAASNAELIREVAERKRAEEDIRKLNSQLVQRSAQLEASNKELEAFSYSVSHDLRAPLRGIDGFSQAVLEDYDEKLDELGRNYLRRVRTASQRMSKLIDAMLNLARLTRAEIHTQTFDLSAVALAVLEDFQKMEPDRQVECIVANNVFATADPQLLRAVLENLIGNAWKFTQQQAHPRIEFGYGQYKGQAAYFVSDNGAGFDMTYAHKLFGAFQRLHAYTEFPGVGVGLATVHRIIQRHGGQIWAEGVVGKGATFHFTL is encoded by the coding sequence TTGTCGGTATCTGAGTTGACGCTTCGTAAAAAATTGCCGTTGTCAGGTTCGGGACTATGGCGAACCTGTCTGAACAGAATTCTGGGAGCCATGGAGCTTCTACATCGGCATACGATTTTGGTGTTAACCGTGCTTTTTGGGCTTTGTCTCATCGTGATTTATCTGCACATTTCCCAATTGAAAACCCAAATGGTAACAGCCATGGCCTTTCGAGGATCCGAGATCTATACCAGAGCGCTGAAGGAGATGCGGATATGGTACACCGTCGAGATTGTTCGACGCCTTCATGCCCAGGGAATTGAAGCCTCGACAGAGTATCGGGACCATCAAGGCGAAATTCCTCTCCCTGTGACACTCAGTCGGGACCTTGGTAAGCGATTGGTTGCCGGGCGAAGAGGCGAACGATTGGCATTACTAAGCCCCTATCCGTTTTACCCTGAAAAGAAGTCAGGAGGACTCATTGATGGCTTTCAGGAAGAGGCGTGGGAATTTTTCACGCAACATCCTGATACGGATGAGCCATTTTATCGGTTTGAGCAGGTCGAGGGGCGTGAATCCCTCCGTTTTGTGAAGGCCGATTGGATGCAGAAGGAATGCGTGGAGTGTCATAACAGTCATCCTGACAGTCCAAAGCGTGATTGGCAGATCGGGCAAGTGGGCGGCTTGTTGGAGGTCGTGTATCCCGTTGATTCGCTGGAGACGATCATGGGTATGAGTTGGCAAGGGACTTATGGGTTGATGGGGATGTTGGTCGTCATTTGGATGGGCGGATTCGGATTAGTGGTGTTAAAGCTTGGCCGGGTGGCAAGTGAATTGGAAGAGCAGGTTCGCGATCGAACCGGCGCACTGCAAAGTGCCAACAAACATTTGGAATTGGAAATTCATGATCGATTATTGGCCGAAGATACCCTTCGGAAGGCGAAAGATAATCTGGAAAAGCGAGTCCAGGAGCGAACGGGGAAGTTGGCTGCCTCAAATGCCGAACTCATTCGGGAAGTGGCGGAGCGGAAGCGGGCTGAGGAGGACATACGCAAACTCAATTCCCAGTTGGTCCAGCGCTCGGCCCAACTCGAGGCGAGTAATAAGGAGCTTGAGGCGTTTAGTTATTCGGTCTCCCATGATTTACGCGCGCCGTTGCGGGGGATCGATGGGTTTAGCCAGGCTGTATTGGAAGATTATGATGAAAAACTTGATGAGTTAGGACGAAATTATTTGCGGAGGGTGCGGACGGCCAGTCAACGGATGTCCAAGCTTATCGATGCCATGCTCAATCTGGCCCGGTTGACCCGAGCCGAAATCCATACCCAAACCTTTGATCTGAGTGCTGTAGCCCTGGCTGTTCTTGAAGATTTTCAAAAAATGGAACCGGACCGGCAGGTCGAATGTATTGTGGCCAATAATGTATTCGCCACCGCTGACCCGCAATTGCTTCGGGCCGTTTTAGAAAATTTGATCGGCAACGCGTGGAAATTTACCCAGCAACAAGCCCATCCCCGTATCGAATTCGGTTATGGCCAATACAAAGGGCAGGCAGCCTACTTTGTTTCCGACAATGGGGCGGGTTTTGATATGACCTATGCGCATAAACTCTTTGGCGCCTTCCAACGGCTTCATGCCTATACAGAATTTCCTGGAGTGGGCGTTGGGCTGGCCACAGTGCATCGTATTATTCAACGGCATGGCGGTCAAATTTGGGCAGAAGGAGTGGTGGGCAAAGGGGCAACTTTTCATTTTACGTTGTAA